A single Saccharomyces paradoxus chromosome II, complete sequence DNA region contains:
- the ZTA1 gene encoding NADPH:quinone reductase (NADPH-dependent quinone reductase~similar to YBR046C), with product MKCTIPETQKVVLIDEIGGYDVIKYEDYPVPSISEEELLIKNKYTGVNYIESYFRKGLYPCEKPYVLGREASGTVVAKGKGVTNFEIGDQVAYISSSTFAQYTGISSQGTVMKLPKETSDEKLKIYAAGLLQVLTALSFTNEAYHVKKGDYVLLFAAAGGVGLILNQLLRMKGAHAIAVASTDEKLKIAKEYGAEYLINSSKEDILKQVLKITNGKGVDASFDSVGKDTFEITLAALKRKGVFVSFGNASGLIPPFSITRLSPKNITLVRPQLYGYIADAEEWKYYSAEFFGLVNSKKLNIKIYKTYPLKDYKVAAADIESRKTIGKLVLEIPQ from the coding sequence atgaaatgtACTATACCAGAAACGCAGAAGGTCGTATTGATTGATGAAATCGGTGGATACGACGTTATCAAGTATGAGGATTATCCTGTACCATCGATTTCGGAGGAAGAGTtactaataaaaaacaagTACACAGGTGTTAACTACATCGAAAGTTACTTCCGGAAGGGTCTTTATCCCTGTGAAAAACCGTACGTATTGGGCAGGGAAGCGTCGGGTACCGTCGTAGCAAAGGGTAAAGGTGTAaccaattttgaaattggagACCAAGTTGCTTATATATCTAGTTCAACTTTTGCGCAGTATACAGGAATTTCGTCCCAAGGTACAGTAATGAAGCTgccaaaagaaacaagtgatgaaaagttgaaaatttatGCGGCTGGTTTATTACAAGTTCTCACTGCTTTGTCCTTTACAAACGAAGCGTACCACGTTAAAAAGGGCGACTATGTACTGCTTTTTGCTGCAGCTGGTGGTGTTGGATTAATTTTAAATCAGTTGCTCAGGATGAAAGGTGCGCATGCGATTGCAGTTGCCTCGACTGATGAAAAGCTTAAGATAGCGAAGGAATACGGCGCCGAATATTTGATCAACTCTTCtaaagaagatattttaAAGCAAGTTTTAAAAATTACCAATGGTAAAGGCGTTGATGCTAGTTTTGATTCAGTCGGAAAGGATACCTTCGAAATTACCTTAGCCGCgctaaaaagaaaaggtgtATTTGTTTCCTTTGGAAATGCATCAGGCCTTATCCCGCCATTCTCTATTACCAGACTTTCCCCAAAGAATATTACTTTGGTGAGACCTCAACTTTACGGCTATATCGCCGATGCAGAGGAATGGAAATATTACTCCGCCGAATTTTTTGGCCTAGTCAATTcgaagaaattgaacattaaaatatacaaaacATACCCATTAAAGGATTATAAAGTTGCTGCAGCTGATATAGAAAGTAGAAAAACTATTGGTAAACTAGTTCTCGAAATACCACAATAG
- the FMP23 gene encoding Fmp23p (similar to YBR047W), which produces MLINRLSKIRPVKHFSTIKPILSKEVSRRVIVAPASHFKTSNPNAKSNIPIHEYKQLPEDSNYIEKHYKELQIFLNEFLIKKLNKTYADFEGDPDELVFQLEKFIELEVTPKYTDHSAPDGCEGRFKSIGDRIVVDRYLDFVKDVRLTLLLNGGHSFIFDVMLQAKEVFDKMQKE; this is translated from the coding sequence ATGCTAATCAACCGCTTGAGTAAAATTCGACCTGTAAAGCATTTTTCTACTATTAAACCCATTTTATCCAAGGAAGTTTCACGACGAGTGATTGTTGCACCTGCATCACACTTCAAGACCTCCAATCCAAATGCGAAAAGTAACATCCCCATCCATGAATACAAGCAACTGCCGGAGGATTCTAACTACATTGAAAAGCATTATAAGGAAttacaaatatttttaaatgAGTTTTTaatcaagaaattaaataaGACTTATGCAGACTTCGAAGGAGATCCAGATGAGCTGGTGTTTCAgttagaaaaatttattgaactAGAGGTTACTCCGAAATACACAGACCATTCTGCACCTGACGGTTGTGAGGGGAGGTTCAAATCCATCGGAGATAGGATAGTCGTTGATCGCTATTTAGATTTTGTAAAAGATGTCAGACTAACACTGCTCCTAAATGGAGGACATTCCTTCATATTTGATGTCATGCTACAAGCCAAAGAAGTCTTTGacaaaatgcaaaaagaatag
- the GIP1 gene encoding protein phosphatase regulator GIP1 (Meiosis-specific regulatory subunit of the Glc7p protein phosphatase~similar to YBR045C) — METVLQPKARPFESLKRRRFREWLRPSTAHGSLLHSDALDLRDFAKPNPTETFSNLNPAHGPLVTTPIKYKCQDGKSSFFRGDTKFETLFSNRKFYEFKDNLKRGLKKIRHGRNGHQNEKSCPAAEETKKSEPGNMYKADDDTPCFNRFHTNSKEFETQFDYSNKSQDSDKAYLDSESCWNLSERFIPFNNLKYEDLKHFEENLQSLAPATFTPIESNESLDRSDSMRGTKRSIRNDSSDTTSEKRLCLKQYSNESGSDHSMESTPSIYITKELQQKIEVLSSTDSFLIEKVDFPSTNIIGSSTSDNESDNECINMDQESINNVATENDENMIVTDSNISTVGAMEKPIEVSSALKDDTLDKDIDDASSSYSDDVETTFEPIESQELSGLSETSSSESSKIYTIPTFRGITNQINISQILSKVHKGDLSQDNLTHLIKSHKNKKRCVNFRNKRFYDAFNPYVDNEEEVELSDSENSSEMDTDLGINDRSTSSVRFDENSRLLIYKKFKKLNKDGSQSGYSTTETRSILKAKMNLQQDEESQRASKCDTVGVAQFLHYFQYTEYKRQRNEAENYRLRGEQLSKYYSEEYPLDIAAVGCEGSVNDKSGIISSMRATERNIGRQLKGISSQGAQIISLDEDVF; from the coding sequence ATGGAAACTGTTTTGCAGCCAAAAGCTAGACCATTTGAGTCTTTGAAAAGGAGGCGTTTTAGAGAATGGTTAAGGCCGTCGACTGCACATGGATCCTTGTTGCATTCTGATGCATTAGATTTGCGCGACTTTGCAAAACCTAATCCTACTGAGacattttctaatttaaATCCTGCTCATGGACCTTTGGTCACAACTCCAATAAAATACAAGTGCCAGGATGGAAAGAGTTCTTTCTTCCGTGGAGACACTAAATTCGAAACTCTGTTCAGTAATAGAAAATTCTACGAGTTCAAAGATAATTTAAAAAGAggattgaagaaaatacgTCATGGGAGAAATGGACATCAAAACGAAAAGAGTTGTCCAGCAGCcgaagaaacaaaaaagtcAGAGCCAGGTAATATGTACAAGGCAGACGATGATACACCCTGTTTTAATAGATTTCATACGAATTCGAAGGAATTTGAAACGCAATTTGattattcaaataaaaGCCAAGATTCCGACAAGGCTTATCTAGACAGTGAATCGTGCTGGAACCTGAGTGAGAGATTTATTCCTTTTAACAATTTAAAATATGAAGACTTGAAACACTTTGAAGAGAATTTGCAAAGCTTGGCGCCCGCAACTTTTACTCCAATTGAATCAAATGAATCGCTTGACAGGTCAGATTCGATGCGTGGCACAAAACGAAGCATTCGCAATGATTCTAGTGATACTACTTCTGAAAAAAGGCTATGCTTAAAACAGTACTCAAATGAATCTGGATCGGATCATTCAATGGAAAGTACGCCTTCAATATACATTACCAAAGAACttcaacaaaaaattgaagtatTAAGTTCCACAGATTCGTttttaattgaaaaagtagATTTTCCCTCTACCAATATAATTGGTTCCAGTACCTCCGATAATGAAAGCGATAACGAATGCATAAATATGGATCAAGaatcaataaataatgTTGCCACTGAGAATGACGAAAACATGATCGTAACTGATTCTAATATTAGTACAGTAGGTGCAATGGAAAAGCCAATTGAAGTGAGCTCGGCTTTAAAAGATGATACATTGGATAAGGATATAGATGACGCGAGCAGTAGCTATTCAGATGATGTAGAGACCACGTTTGAGCCAATTGAATCTCAAGAACTTTCCGGTTTATCTGAGACAAGTTCAAGTGAAAGTAGCAAAATTTATACTATCCCAACATTTCGAGGTATTACCAATCAGATCAATATATCAcaaattctttcaaaggTTCACAAAGGTGACTTAAGCCAAGATAACTTAACGCATTTGATCAAAAGTCataaaaacaagaagagatGCGTAAACTtcagaaataaaagattttatGATGCTTTCAATCCATATGTTGATAACGAAGAAGAGGTAGAGCTATCTGACAGCGAAAACTCTTCAGAAATGGATACAGACCTTGGTATAAACGATCGGAGTACCTCTAGTGTTCGgtttgatgaaaattcacgacttttaatttataagaaatttaaaaagttAAACAAAGACGGGAGTCAGAGTGGTTATTCAACTACGGAAACAAGGTCGATTTTAAAGGCAAAGATGAATTTGCAGCAGGATGAAGAGTCTCAGAGAGCTTCAAAGTGCGACACAGTGGGTGTCGCCCAATTTTTACACTATTTTCAGTATACAGAGTACAAAAGGCAAAGGAATGAAGCAGAAAATTATAGACTGAGGGGAGAACAACTAAGTAAGTACTATTCTGAGGAGTATCCTCTGGATATTGCGGCTGTTGGATGCGAGGGTTCCGTTAATGATAAATCTGGGATCATATCAAGTATGAGAGCTACGGAAAGAAACATCGGTAGGCAATTAAAAGGTATAAGTAGTCAAGGGGCACAAATTATATCGCTTGATGAGGATGTCTTTTGa
- the TCM62 gene encoding Tcm62p (Protein involved in assembly of the succinate dehydrogenase complex~similar to YBR044C) produces MLKNCLRKLGDYQTRCSIKTLHTPVYRTKNLQVLRDMLSGIKLLEKIITSSSYNKTLIYEPKYKSRPQVVSSHDTLRLQNVMRELVDSLQVDEAINTRLQSNRSRKLGRVGLQLFMDCIRENLTSTSTSLTCSLLEYYFKYPEKEVINGIKTGLRYIRDFLEKNKIMVKSQNNIVALVEQFALSSSDSQSVKRVLKAIDYELFSDDIVRVINGKKTYDEVDIFKGWKYPAGILDSNESYLRSLELPTKKLVSIEKDMLVLMYDGTLRDANKILPTITYARKLKKSVLLIVNGDCTGDALTSITINNNRNKRENNESRIVVVKYSEKANNNLALQENHDFIKFLRLPCGYDSIYSPEYSPLVPSKMCADKYYGNVESIKATTGEAFLYNSIGTEALSNKVPKSFLQKTVTLSIGGHNEIEIDQRRNALDNFLNNTLCHGLAKGFIPAYGVSLLKTVPGLNRLKANESNFMTKVGIDAVLSAVVLPSEVAFKNVYGYNYYEISSLIADTINEKSFQLAKCSPNSEPMNTVKGGSLEPWNKMDSCLAGVETFIELLTSCNTIITCVYKKPERHR; encoded by the coding sequence ATgctgaaaaattgtttGAGGAAATTGGGAGATTATCAAACGAGATGTTCAATAAAAACGTTACATACCCCAGTCTATAGGACAAAAAACCTTCAGGTTCTCAGAGATATGCTCTCCGGTATCAAACTgctggaaaaaataataacatcaTCCTCCTACAATAAAACGTTGATATATGAACCTAAGTATAAATCTAGGCCACAGGTCGTTAGTTCGCATGACACTTTGAGACTACAGAACGTAATGCGTGAGTTAGTAGATTCCCTACAGGTGGATGAAGCTATCAACACAAGGCTTCAATCAAATAGATCACGAAAGCTGGGTAGGGTTGGCCTTCAGCTGTTCATGGATTGCATCCGGGAAAACTTAACGTCAACTTCAACATCTTTGACATGTTCCTTACTGGAGTactatttcaaatatcccGAGAAGGAAGTGATCAATGGGATTAAAACCGGATTGCGATATATCAGAGATTTTCTCGAGAAAAACAAGATTATGGTGAAAAGTCAAAACAATATTGTTGCCCTGGTTGAACAATTCGCTCTCTCCTCTTCGGATAGCCAAAGCGTCAAAAGGGTTCTAAAAGCCATTGACTATGAATTGTTTTCGGATGATATCGTGCGAGTCATAAACGGCAAAAAGACTTACGATGAGGTTGATATATTCAAAGGTTGGAAATATCCAGCTGGTATTTTAGATAGTAACGAGTCCTATTTAAGATCCTTGGAGTTACCTACTAAGAAACTAGTTTCTATTGAGAAAGATATGCTAGTTCTTATGTATGATGGAACATTACGAGACGCTAATAAGATTCTACCCACAATAACGTACGCaagaaagttgaaaaaatctgtCCTTTTAATCGTCAACGGAGATTGCACAGGTGATGCTTTGACATCCATTACaattaataataacagaaacaagagagaaaataatgaaagcCGAATTGTGGTTGTGAAGTATTCGGAAAAGGCGAACAATAACTTAGCGCTACAAGAAAACCAtgattttataaaatttttaaggTTACCTTGCGGATATGATAGCATCTACTCACCAGAATATAGCCCGTTAGTGCCAAGTAAAATGTGTGCAGACAAATATTATGGCAATGTTGAATCCATAAAGGCAACCACAGGGGAGGCATTCCTATATAACTCCATTGGTACTGAAGcactttcaaataaagttCCAAAATCCTTCCTCCAAAAAACGGTCACTTTAAGCATTGGTGGACATAATGAAATCGAAATCgaccaaagaagaaatgctCTAGataatttcttgaataaCACCTTATGTCACGGGCTGGCCAAAGGGTTCATTCCTGCCTACGGTGTCTCCCTATTGAAAACAGTTCCTGGTCTAAACAGACTGAAAGCCAATGAATCGAATTTCATGACTAAGGTGGGCATAGATGCTGTTTTATCAGCAGTTGTTCTTCCATCTGAGGTGGCTTTTAAGAATGTATATGGGTATAACTATTATGAAATCAGTAGCCTGATAGCAGATACTATAAACGAAAAGTCCTTTCAACTGGCTAAGTGTTCTCCCAATTCAGAACCGATGAATACGGTAAAAGGTGGAAGTTTAGAACCGTGGAACAAGATGGATTCATGTTTAGCCGGCGTAGAAACGTTCATTGAATTACTTACAAGCTGTAATACAATTATCACATGTGTATACAAAAAGCCTGAACGGCACAGATAA